Genomic window (Chthonomonas sp.):
GCGAGGAGACGGTCGTGATCGCCGATCAAGGCAGCTATCGGCAGGGCAACTGGGTGTTTCCGCTAGCCACCGTGCGGGTGTTCAAGGGCAAAGACCTCACTCAGATTCGCACCAAATCCGAGATGCGCATCAACCAGCGCATCAGCGTGGAGAATTTCTTTGGCGGATCGCAAACCCAGGAGATGAGCATTCCCGAACTTCGGGCGGCGATCGCCGCCCAACGCGAGGCGAAGTTGGACCCGCGCAACCTGGAAATCGAGTTCTACCTGCGCTACAGCTTGCCCGCGAGTTGCGCCATATTTGCGTTCACCGGCGCCGTGCTGGCGGTGTCGTTCGCGCGGAACGGCCCGTTCGTCGGCGTGATGCTCACCTTCGTGCTGGTGATGGTGTACTACAACGCCTTCGTCATCGCCAAGGAAATCATTGGTCGCAACGGCTATTTGCCGCCGATCGCCGCCGCGTGGACGCCGAACGTGGTGTTCTTGCTGCTGGGCTTGTGGATGCTGAGGCGCGCCGAATGAGGTCGTTGGGCGTGCTCGCCGCGGCCCTGCTGGTGGCAATTGCTCCCGCGCAAATGGGGCATTTGGGGAGCGTGATCAAGCGCGGCGTGGAGATGGCAAAAAAGCTCCCCACCCCGCCGCCGAAGCAGACCCTGCCCGAGCCGAAACTCACAGACAAGAAGTTTGTGCTGCTCAACGCCGGCGACTCTCAACGAGACGGCGACGGCAACTTTGCCGCGAAGGGCGATATCCATTTTCTTTATCGCGGGTTTGAGGTGTTTTGCGACGAGGTCGTGGGGAACTTCAACACCCGCATTTTCGAGATGACGGGCCGGGTTCGTGTGCAAGGCAAGGGCACCGAAATCGCGGGGTCGCGGGTAGTGGTGAACTTCCTTGACGAGACCTACGAGGCGGAGGGCTCGCAGACGGTGGTGAAGCCGGAAAGCATTGGCAATCGGCTGACCGGCCCGCTCTACATCACGAGCGACGGCTTCGGCGGCGGCGGAAATCGGCTGGTGGGGCGGGGTACCTCGATCACCTCGTGCGATCGAACCGATCCTCACTATCACATCGAGGCGGTCGAAAGCGACTTGCGTCGCGGCGATCGCTTGATTCTGCGCGGTGCCTCGCTGCATATCGGGGGCAAAAAGATCTTCTCATTGCCGACTCTCACGATCCCGCTCAACGAGCGCGGCGAGCGGTACACGCCGAAGATGGGTTACAGTCGCGACGAAGGCTACTACATCCTCAACCAGTTCTCATTTGCTCGCGGCGCGCGGGACATCGTGACCAGCCGCGTGGACTATTTCACGCGCTTGGGGTTTGGCTTAGGGGCCGACTACCGGTATGGGTCGGGCGCCCGAACCGGGCTGGCGCGGGTGTATGGGCTGACCGGAGCCTCGGCTAGTCGCCTTGCGAGCATTGATCATCGCGACAGGTTTCTCGGCGCAGACTTTACCGTTTCTTCCGTCTATCAGGCCAACAACTACTTGGTCGCGCCGGGCACCACAAACTGGACCACACGCGCGGCCATTGGTCGCCGAATTGGCAACGGCGCCACGCGCTTGACCTGGAATCGCACTGATTCGGATTCATCAACGTTCAATTTTAAGAACTCAAACTTTGCGTTATCCGACCAGCGAGAACTCGGTGGACGAACTCGCACCTCGCTCGATCTCATTCTCTCCGGCTCAGAATCCAAGAGCACCAGCTCCGCGCTGACCACTCGCCGCGAGCAACTCGACCTGCGATTCCGGGCCACCAAACAGCTCAGCAGTTCGGAGTTTGAGCTGCTCTACCAACGGGCCATTCCGATCGAAACCACGGCCAACTTCTTCAGCGCCGCCGACCGCACGCCGCTCTTCACCTGGCGCACCGAAAGCTCGCGTTGGGGCAGTTCGCCCTTTGCCAAGGAGTGGCCCATCCGCGCCGAACTGAGCGTTGGCGAACTCAGCGAGACCCAAGGCAAGCGCCTCACGCGCACCAACTTTGATGGCAGCGTCAACCGCAATTGGCGAGCCAAAAACGGCTCCGAGTTCCGCGTGAATTCGCGGTTTCGGCAGAGCCTCTACAGCGACGATACGGCGCAGTTTGTGGTCGCGCTCGACGGCGGTTACCGCTGGCAGTTTGGCAAAAAGTCGTACCTCGATTGGCGGCACAACTACCTGCAGCCGGAGGGCTTCACGCCGCTCGGCATCGACCGATCCGGCAAGTCGAACCTTAGCACGGTGGACATGCTGTCCGAGTTCGGGCGGGGATTCAGGGCGGGGTTCCAAACGGGCTACGACTTCCGGAACAAGGAACGCAATCTCGCACCGTGGCAGCTCGTGAACATGCGCCTCGACTACGAGCCGACCCGCGACCTGTACGTGCGAACGACCACTAGCTACGACAGTCTTCGCGCAAAGTGGCAAAACGTGCGGATCAATGGTGGGTTGCGTTTCGCGCAGGACAAGTTCCTCAACTTCGGCACCAGGTTCGACGCCGAGCGTCATGTCTGGGGAAATGTCAATATCTACGCCGAAGGACTTACTTATAAGCAGTTTCGATTTAACGCCTTGCTCAGCTACAACGGCTACCTCAAGCAGTTCGAAAGTCGGCAACTCCAAGCCATTTACGACATGCACTGCACCGAGCTGATCGTCCAGGTGAGTGACACGCGGGTCGGCTTCCGCCGGGGAACGGAGTTTGGAATCTACCTTCGCATTAAGGCGGTGCCGTTCGAAACGCCGTTCGGCATCGGGCGACGCGGCCAGGCTCTCGGCACCGGCACGGGCTTCGGGAACTAGCTACTCGCGCTGGAGTAATGCCGCACCGAATACACCCAAAACGCCCGGCAAATGGCGAGGCTGAGGAACGCGTACAGAATTCCCAACCCCAACATGGGCAGGCTCGCGCCGGTGCGCAAGGCGCTGGCGGGGATGGTGCTGATGAACGCGATCGGCAGCCCGTAGGTCAGAGCCCGCCGCAACGCCACCGGAAAAATGTCAATCGGGAAGCGGCTTACCTGGAACGCGGTGTCGCCTAGCACCCACAGGTTGTCCACCCGCACAAACCAAATGCCGAGCGTCATGAGGCAACTCATGATGCCGAAAAACACGCCCACGGCGCACAGAATGAGCGCGCCGAATGCGCCCCAATCGAGCACCGTTGGCGTGCGGCCCAGGTTCGCCGCGCCCCACCCAATGAAGATGATCGCGGCGATGAACTGCCCCAACTGGTCGAGGCTCACCTTGCGCAAACTCACCCAAAGCTGGGCGTCCACCGGCTTGGTCACCACGAAATCGAGGGTGCCCATGCGCACCTGCTGCGGAATCTCCATTAGCGAAAATGCGAACGTGCGGATGATGGCGTCCACCGCGAAGCACGAGCCCGCGAGAATCGCCGCTTCGTGCCGGTTCCAGCCGGCCACCATCTCCGTGTGCGAGTACGTGACGAGCAAAATCACGATGAAGAAAACGATCCACACCATGTTGCGCAGAATTTTCGCGAAGAAATTCGCCCGAAATTCGAGTTCTCGTTGAATCGAACTGCGGGCGAATTCGCGATAAATGCGCCAGAACCTTCGCACTCGCCGAGGTTACCCGCCTAGCTATAATCGTTCTCATGTTCGGCGTGCTCCTCGCCTTTCTCGTCGCGTTCGGATTCGCCGGGCTCTTTCGGCCGTTGGTGCGTCGCCTCGCGCCGGGCCTCAGCGAGACGGAATCCATCGGAATCGGCGGTTTGGTCGGGCTCACGGTGCTCGGTTGGGCGGCTTTCTTTGTGCTGCCGCCACGGCTCGGCTGGACGCTTTGCCTGCCCGCGATTGTTGGTTTGGCCATGCTCGTGAAACCCCTTCAGGGCTGGCGTCCGAAGCCGGGAATCTGGAGCCTAGTCGCCTTGGTCGGGCTCATTTTTGGCGTCGTCAGCGCGATGTCGTTGCCGACCTCGCTGGAATGGGACACGCTCGCTTATCACTTTGCCGTTCCCAAGCTTTGGCTAAAGGCCGATGCCACGGCGTACATCCCGTTCATCCACCACAGCAATTTTCCGTTCACCATAGACAGCCTGTTCATGGTCGGGCTGAGCGCGAATCAGGAGCCGATGGCGAGGGCATTCACCGTGGCGATTCCGGTGCTGGGCGCGATCACGATTTCAGGGTTGCTCGCCCGCCGCGGCCATGCCTCGGCCACGCCGTGGGTGCTGCTGCTGGCGCTCGGCATGCCGGTGATGTTCAGCCAATTGGGCACGGGTTACATTGACCTGAGCCATGGCGTCTACTTCGGGCTTGGCGCGGTGTATGGCTTGCTAAGCCTCACCGAGGAAAGTCCAACATGGGCCGTCGCCGGATTGCTCTTGGGCGGAGCGCTTGGCAGCAAGACGACGGGCATGCTGGCCGGGGTTGGATTGGTCGCCGTTGCACTCGTGTTGGGGTTGGGGCGGCGCGGCCAGCCGGGAGCGGCGCGCGGTTTAGCGCTCGCGGCGGGAATCGCGCTGCTCATCTCGGGCGGATGGTTTGTCCGCAACGTGGTCAACACCGGCAACCCGGTGTATCCGTTTTTCTATAGCTCGCTCGGCGGGCGCGGCTGGGATCAATGGCGCGCCGACACCTACAGCTTCGAGCAAAAGTCGTTTGGCGTCGGCATGCAGCCGGGGCACGCCATTTTGGGCTTGGGCTATCAGCCCGGACGCTATATTAACCCCAACCCACAGGCAGGGACGGGCTTCCCGCAAGGCGCGGTCGGCGCGGCGTGGGTGCTGGCTCTGGTCGCGAGTTTGGCAACGCTGCGGCGGTCGCGATTAGCCGTCGTGGGCGCGGTGTTTGTGGGCGTGCAATTGGCGGTGTGGATGGTACTGAGCCAGCAGGCCCGCTACCTCGGCGGAACTTATGTGGTGGTGGCTGTGCTCGCCGCCGACCTTTTCGCGCGGCGCGATGCCATGGCCATGATGCTCAAGGCGTTGGCCGGTGTGCAGGCGCTCTACACCGTGTACTTGCAGCACACGATTCTCACCGCCGGGCAGCTCAGTTCGATCGGCTCCGCCGACAAGCGACTCGCCTACCAGCGCGAAATGACCCCCTTCGCCAAGATCGCGGGTGACGTGACGTCCGCGGTGGGGCCAGGTCGGGTGGCGCTCTACGACGAGGTGTTCGGCTACCTGCTAGATTGCGACTACATCTGGGCGAATCCGGGCCACTCGATGCTCTTGGATCAAGGCCCGAACAGCACGGTGGAACAGTACATGGCGAGCCTGCTGCGCAACCGCATTAGCCACGTTTATCTCAACTTGGGTCTGCAAGATAAGGAGACGCGCGACCGATGGCTGACCGCGCTGAGCGGCGGCGCGCCCTTCCCGGATGACGAGCGCACGGCGATGATGAGCGACCCTGGTCTTGCCTGGAAAGTACTCGTGACGGAGGCGGTTCGCGGCCGCTATCTGGAATTGTTGCCCGGTTCCACCGGGTCGCGACTCCTTTTTCGCGTGCGCAAAACCTAAAGTAAATCTAAGAAAGTGGCAAAATTCTAGACAAGATGCTTTGGAAACCGGAATTCACGACGCGAATTGAATCGGGGGAAGGTCCGCCGCCCCTCGAGGCGACTTCGCTCATCGGTGGCCAAGGACTCCTTGAGCCGGGCACGGTCTGGGTTTTCGGATTCGATTTTCAGCACATCGCAACGTGGGAAATCTGGGCGCGCCTTTTGGATGACACGGCACCGGGCCACCCCAAGATCAGCTTTGCCTACGTGACGCCGGTCGCCGAACGCAAGCACCTTGCCGTACTCGACCAGTGCATGCCGATCTCGCGCCATCGCCGAACCTACCTGTTGAGCGATTCGACGCTGAGCCTGCTGAAATGGAGCAACTTCCATCTTGAAGAAAAGGTGCTCGCCGTGATCATTCGGCCGGATGGAACGGCGCTGCGAATGCACGGATTGCCCACCGAAGACGCGTGGGAACAGTTCGAAACCGAGCTCTTGGCGGTGCTTAACGGCCCGGCTGAATCAGCTTCGCTCCCGCCGGCAAGCGGAAGCTAAACGTCCCCGCATCGTTGGGCAGCGACCCCGGATAAATCGCGGCCGACCACTTGGTCGTGCGGAGTTCACCCATTAGCGTTTCGCGCTTAAAGTAGGTGAGCGTGGACAGCCATTCGTCGCCAACGATGTCAAGATCGGGATCGTTGATTCCGTAGTAAAACTGCTCGGTCCGGTTACCCGTTTCCAAGACAAAGAGCCCTTCGTCGAAGGTGGCGGTGGGCTGCCAAGGTCGCCAGCTATTCGCGTTGCGTGTGTAGGTATCGCCAAGAAACTTTACCAAATGAACGACTTGGCTACGCGTTGTCGCATTCAGCTTTTGTAGCAGCGAGTCGATGGGGGTTTGCGACGCGCTGCGGGTTTGCGCCCCGAACGGCGTCGCCGAGTACACATTGCCGCGGAAGCTGTACGCGTAAAGAATCTCGTCTTGCACCCAGGTGGCCGCCACTTGAGAAAGCTGCCCGTTTTCGGGGCCGAGGAACTCGCGAATCATCAGCTGTGGTGGCACGGTCTTGGTCCCGGCGTCGAGGAAAATCTCAATGCGAAACTCGTCAACTTTGTTGTTGACGCGGAGCGAGCCGGTGGTGATGATCGAGCACGTGTTGGAGCGCTGGTTTTGCGCCAACGCGGCTTGGATTTCGGCAATCGCCAGCGCCTTATCGTCCGCGTGGACGAGGCTCGTGGCGGCCAAAACGCCGATCATCGCAATCAAACTTCGCTTCATTTGCATTCCATAGACGGGTCCGCCGGGTCTCAGGTTCCCGAGCCGTGCGTGAAGAGGGCCGGAAATCCGCCCGTGTGCCAATAGCAAATACGGCCGCGCAGGGTTTTTGCCTCAATCATGTCGAGCAGCCCGGCGAACGCTTTCGCCCCGTAAGTCGGGTCCAAGAAGATGCCTTCGGTTCGCGCCAGTAATACTGTGGCATGGGTTCCGGCGGGACTGGGGAACCCGTAGCCCGCGCCGACAAAGTCGGTCGAAAGGTTGACCGAATGCGGCGTCGCGGTGTCCAGCATCGCCGCGAGTTGACCGGCGAGATCGAGCACCACATCGGCCAACTCGGGCTCAGGGTCGGCGGCCATGCCCCACACTTCAGTCGCGCGCCCGGCAAATGCCGTCGCGAGCCCGGCGTGGGTGGAGCCGGAACTGGTCGGACAAACGATGTGATCGAATTCGGCTGCAAGTTCCTGCGCGGCCAGATAGAAGGCATACGCGCCTTCGACGCTGCTCCCGCCTAAGGGCACCACCGCCACACGACGGCCGTCAGCGCGAAGCTTCTCCGCCAAATGCAGCGCAGCGTCATCAAGCTCATCCCACGTGCCGTCGGGCAACTCGTGGAGGTGCGCGCCCACCAATTCGGTCAGCACGCGGTTTCCGCCCAAATGGGCAACCACGCCGGGTTCCTGGCGACCGGGCTCAAACGGCATGGGCATGGTTACGGCGTGGAATTCCAGCCCGACCATGCGCGCCGCCACGGCGAGATGCCGCACGAAATTGCTCTGACTCGCGCCGCTGGTCACCACCGTGTCCGCGCCCTCGGCCAGGATTTTTGGCAACAGGAATTCGAGTTTTCGGCCCTTGTTGCCGCCGCCCGCGAAGCCGGTGAGGTCGTCGCGCTTGATCCACAACTCCACGCCCAACTGCTCGCTCAGGCGGGGGAGCAGATGGCACGGCGTTGGGGCACAGATTAGCGGCGTTCGTGGCAACATTCTCGTTCAAGGTACCCGGCAAAAGTCGCGGTTTCGTGGCCGCCCAAGCCGATTGGCCCCCGACTTGCACCGTTACACCCTGTCGGACGATTCCGGAGTCCGGCCAACCAACCTAATACTGCAATGATAAGGAGAGAGGCACCCAGCTTGCTGGGTGCTATTTTTTTACGTCGCAGACTCGGCGGGCGGCACCGGTCGCAGACCCCAGGCCGCGAACGCCGGAATGAGGATGAGTCCGCCGCCGAGCAGGTACGGGTAGGCCGGGTTCTTTTGAAACAACGGGTTGCTGACAATCGGGCCGACAGTCCGGGCCAGCGCGCCCAGCGCCATCGAGATGCCAAAGATTCCGCCTTGCATGGTGATCGGCGCATTATGCGAGGTGAGCGCACTGAGGCTCGGATTCGCGAGGCCGTTGCCGATACCAATGAGCGCGACAACGATCAGCGTCGGCGCCCAGAGCGTGCCGTGTGGCACCAGCAGGAGCCCGATCGCGGTGATGAGGAACCCCCACTTCACCAGATTGATCTCGCCAAAGCGCTTGATGGCCGGGCCGACCAGCCCGCCTTGCATAATGGCGGCGACCACGCCGACGAAGGTGAGCACCCAACCGCCGGCGACCTTCGCCTGTTCGGCCGTGAGTTGGTAGTTCGAGCGAGGACTCTCCAAAAGCTGGAAGTACGTTGTCTCGAGGTTGGTGAACCCGAGCGAGAGCACAAAGCTCATGATGAGCAGCAAGCGCAGCTGCGGGTAGGTCCATGCGAGTCGGAAATTTTGCCAGAGCGATGGCGCGTCTTTGCCCAGGTTCTCGCGGGGAGATTCGGCCAGCCCGAACTGGATAAACAGCACGTTGACCAGAATCAGCGCCGCACCGACATAGCCGAGCAGGGCCGGCGAATCCTTGCCGAGATGAAGCAGGAGCACGCCGAGCGGCGGCCCCAAGACGAAGCCCAATCCAAATGCCGCGCCAATCATGCCGAGGCCCTTGCCGCGGTTCTCGGGCGTGGTCACGTCGGCCACATAGGCAAACGCCACCCCAAGATTCGCCGCGCCGATGCCGGTCATCAGGCGCGACACCATGATCAGCGAGAAGCTGGTCGCGTTGGCATAGATCAGGTAGCCAATCAGCGTGAAAATAGCCGACCAAAGCAGCACGATTTTGCGGCCGCGGGCATCGCTCAGGCGACCCATGATCGGCGAGATAATCAGCTGCGCTAGCGAGAAAATGGCGAGCGAAAAGCCCACGAGCATGCCCAGTTGCACGCTATCTGACAATGGGTTGACGCCGAGAACTTGCGCCGCGAGTTGCTTGCCGCGAATCTGCAAGTCCGGAATGAACATCCCGAACCCCAGCATGTCGAGGAAAACGGTGAGGAAGATGCCGAACAGGGCGTTCTTTCTCAAAGCGAAAACCTCGGGTGGGGGATCATAGGTTCACTTTGACATGAAAGTGCCGACATAATTGTTAACCATGACCCGCGTGCTGTTCGTCTGCCTCGGCAATATCTGTCGGAGCCCCATCGCCGAAGCGATCTTCGCGGATGAGGTGGAGGCGCGTGGACTCGAAGCCGACTACGACTGGGATTCGGCGGGCACCGGCGGCTGGCACGAAGGCGAAACCCCCGACCCGCGCAGCATCGCGATATTGGCCAAGCACGGCCACAATTGGCGGAGCCGGGCGCGCAAACTTCTGGTGAAAGACCTGGCCGAATTCGACCTGCTCGTCGCCATGGACCGCTCCAACTTGGCCGATATACGCGGCGTCCCCGGCGCCGACGCCAGCCGTATTCGGTTGTTGCTGGATGGCCCGGTCAGCGAGGTCCCCGACCCCTATTACGGTGGTCCCGAAGGGTTCGAGAAAGTGTATCAGTTGGTCCGCGGTGGCGTGCTCAAGCTCCTGGACGAGCTTGAAGCCAGCCGTAAGTCGGCCTAGTGAACGCTGGTGCCTTCGGGTGCCTCGGCTTCCGGCTGCAGCAGAATCGCGGTTCCGTCGGGGCCATCGGCGGCCAGAATCATGCCTTGACTTTCGTGACCCATCAGCTTGGCGGGCTTGAGGTTGGCCACCACAATGACCTGGCGGCCCACAAGGTCGGCGGGCTCGTAGCTGGCGCGGATTCCGGCTAAGACTTGCCGTCGCTCCTCGCCCAAAATCACCTGCAACTTCACAAGCTTTTGGCTGCCTTCCACCGGTTCGGCTTCGAGAATACGCGCCACTTGGAGCTTCACTTTCATAAAGTCGGTGATGTCAATTTCGGCGGGTTGCTCGAACTTCGGCTTTTCCTTCTTCGGGGCGGGCGCCGCAGGGGCGGCGGGTGCTTGGGGCTTTTCGGTTTCCATAAGTTTCAGGTCAATGCGGGGGAACATGGGGCTCGGCTCCAGGACCTTGCCGCCCACGTTCATGGTTGCGGGGTCGCCAATTCGCGACCACTCGGTGAGCATTTGCGTGGCGTCGTATCCCAGTTGGCGGGCGAGCTCGTTGGCCGCGCTCGGCATAAACGGGCGGATCATGCCCTCGGCCGATCGCAGCATAAACAGCATCGTCGCGAGAACGGCGGACAACCGGGCGTCGCCTTCTTTGGCCAGGGTCCAAGGCGCGGCTTCGGCGATGTAGCGGTTGAGTTCGCGGACCACTTCCAACGCGCTGTTGAGGGCCAAATTG
Coding sequences:
- a CDS encoding LPS-assembly protein LptD — encoded protein: MRSLGVLAAALLVAIAPAQMGHLGSVIKRGVEMAKKLPTPPPKQTLPEPKLTDKKFVLLNAGDSQRDGDGNFAAKGDIHFLYRGFEVFCDEVVGNFNTRIFEMTGRVRVQGKGTEIAGSRVVVNFLDETYEAEGSQTVVKPESIGNRLTGPLYITSDGFGGGGNRLVGRGTSITSCDRTDPHYHIEAVESDLRRGDRLILRGASLHIGGKKIFSLPTLTIPLNERGERYTPKMGYSRDEGYYILNQFSFARGARDIVTSRVDYFTRLGFGLGADYRYGSGARTGLARVYGLTGASASRLASIDHRDRFLGADFTVSSVYQANNYLVAPGTTNWTTRAAIGRRIGNGATRLTWNRTDSDSSTFNFKNSNFALSDQRELGGRTRTSLDLILSGSESKSTSSALTTRREQLDLRFRATKQLSSSEFELLYQRAIPIETTANFFSAADRTPLFTWRTESSRWGSSPFAKEWPIRAELSVGELSETQGKRLTRTNFDGSVNRNWRAKNGSEFRVNSRFRQSLYSDDTAQFVVALDGGYRWQFGKKSYLDWRHNYLQPEGFTPLGIDRSGKSNLSTVDMLSEFGRGFRAGFQTGYDFRNKERNLAPWQLVNMRLDYEPTRDLYVRTTTSYDSLRAKWQNVRINGGLRFAQDKFLNFGTRFDAERHVWGNVNIYAEGLTYKQFRFNALLSYNGYLKQFESRQLQAIYDMHCTELIVQVSDTRVGFRRGTEFGIYLRIKAVPFETPFGIGRRGQALGTGTGFGN
- a CDS encoding ABC-2 family transporter protein, which translates into the protein MRRFWRIYREFARSSIQRELEFRANFFAKILRNMVWIVFFIVILLVTYSHTEMVAGWNRHEAAILAGSCFAVDAIIRTFAFSLMEIPQQVRMGTLDFVVTKPVDAQLWVSLRKVSLDQLGQFIAAIIFIGWGAANLGRTPTVLDWGAFGALILCAVGVFFGIMSCLMTLGIWFVRVDNLWVLGDTAFQVSRFPIDIFPVALRRALTYGLPIAFISTIPASALRTGASLPMLGLGILYAFLSLAICRAFWVYSVRHYSSASS
- a CDS encoding pyridoxal-phosphate dependent enzyme, coding for MLPRTPLICAPTPCHLLPRLSEQLGVELWIKRDDLTGFAGGGNKGRKLEFLLPKILAEGADTVVTSGASQSNFVRHLAVAARMVGLEFHAVTMPMPFEPGRQEPGVVAHLGGNRVLTELVGAHLHELPDGTWDELDDAALHLAEKLRADGRRVAVVPLGGSSVEGAYAFYLAAQELAAEFDHIVCPTSSGSTHAGLATAFAGRATEVWGMAADPEPELADVVLDLAGQLAAMLDTATPHSVNLSTDFVGAGYGFPSPAGTHATVLLARTEGIFLDPTYGAKAFAGLLDMIEAKTLRGRICYWHTGGFPALFTHGSGT
- a CDS encoding MFS transporter, which produces MRKNALFGIFLTVFLDMLGFGMFIPDLQIRGKQLAAQVLGVNPLSDSVQLGMLVGFSLAIFSLAQLIISPIMGRLSDARGRKIVLLWSAIFTLIGYLIYANATSFSLIMVSRLMTGIGAANLGVAFAYVADVTTPENRGKGLGMIGAAFGLGFVLGPPLGVLLLHLGKDSPALLGYVGAALILVNVLFIQFGLAESPRENLGKDAPSLWQNFRLAWTYPQLRLLLIMSFVLSLGFTNLETTYFQLLESPRSNYQLTAEQAKVAGGWVLTFVGVVAAIMQGGLVGPAIKRFGEINLVKWGFLITAIGLLLVPHGTLWAPTLIVVALIGIGNGLANPSLSALTSHNAPITMQGGIFGISMALGALARTVGPIVSNPLFQKNPAYPYLLGGGLILIPAFAAWGLRPVPPAESAT
- a CDS encoding low molecular weight phosphotyrosine protein phosphatase — protein: MTRVLFVCLGNICRSPIAEAIFADEVEARGLEADYDWDSAGTGGWHEGETPDPRSIAILAKHGHNWRSRARKLLVKDLAEFDLLVAMDRSNLADIRGVPGADASRIRLLLDGPVSEVPDPYYGGPEGFEKVYQLVRGGVLKLLDELEASRKSA